TTGCGTTGCCGCACGGCACATATGTGGCGGCCTCGAAACGTGAAGATGGGCTGATGCGGCTAGTGTCGGCACAGATCCCGGGTGTGTTGCAGGTTGATCTTCAACAGGTCCTGCCCGGTAATCCGAATAAGATTCCTGGGTGGGCCACCTACGTTGCCGGGGTGGTGTGGGCACTGCGTCAGCAGGGCTTCATTCTGGGCGGGGCAGATATTGCGATTGATTCCTGCGTTCCGTTCGGAGCCGGGCTATCTTCGTCTGCAGCGTTGGAATGCGCCGTGGCAGTCGCAATGGTTGACCTCTATTCGCTGGCCATCTCGAAAGAACAGATAGTGGAGGCGGCCAGAGCTGCCGAAAATCAGATTGCTGGTGCTCCCACAGGTGGCTTGGATCAGTCTGCCTCGGTGCGGTGTGCCCGCGGGCATGCGCTGGAATTGAACTGTAGGGACATGTCCGCGACGAATGTGCCATTCGACCTCGCGAAAGCGCAGGCGCAGCTACTGGTTATTGATACCCGTGCGACCCACGAGCTGACGGATGGCCAGTACGGCAAACGCCGCACTTCCTGTGAACGAGCCGCGCAAATCCTGGGCGTGAGCTACCTAGCGGATATTCCTCCGGAAGGTTTAGCCGGCGCCTTGGAAAGGCTAGAAGATCCCATGTTGCGGCGGTGCACTAGGCACGTCGTGAGCGAGGTAGCGCGCGTTCGCCATAGCGTGCAGCTCCTGCGCGAAGAGCAGCTGGACGCTAGCACATTGGAACGCA
The genomic region above belongs to Winkia neuii and contains:
- the galK gene encoding galactokinase, which produces MLQAWDRQEASSRVKKLFLKNFEAEADGVWFAPGRVNLIGEHTDYNGGLCLPIALPHGTYVAASKREDGLMRLVSAQIPGVLQVDLQQVLPGNPNKIPGWATYVAGVVWALRQQGFILGGADIAIDSCVPFGAGLSSSAALECAVAVAMVDLYSLAISKEQIVEAARAAENQIAGAPTGGLDQSASVRCARGHALELNCRDMSATNVPFDLAKAQAQLLVIDTRATHELTDGQYGKRRTSCERAAQILGVSYLADIPPEGLAGALERLEDPMLRRCTRHVVSEVARVRHSVQLLREEQLDASTLERIGSLFNESHASLRDDYEVSCEELDVAVEAALAAGAYGARMTGGGFGGSAIALVDSEQSEPVRAQIIDAYAAHSFTEPVFLEVEPGPAAGRIC